From a region of the Paralichthys olivaceus isolate ysfri-2021 chromosome 4, ASM2471397v2, whole genome shotgun sequence genome:
- the LOC109638028 gene encoding kinesin-like protein KIF24 isoform X1: MERPNRHVCHSRDRWSKEKGKQREKEGKDMTLCLNECLRAVGLQHHYARFTSMGVCLAAHLSALTMEDYPLLGIRTMEERTRLFHLVQMIKTLDLESLEYEDGYDDYGADGGDEGSAVVDSSFTYDGYGGPVRRRLNFGSETTDQHRKKLSYPKGSVHVCTSHMGNDVPVQCRGSATTLQLELNSGRAVKCGCKENDNHRTDAHCHPSNQHTRRDSTGGIAVQNSPTRSSPKCGSFQKQKHRPEPVKMFNSQPVGHKERKRILKKEKLPTEIQSNGASGSMAKKTPIYESKRTTGYNYGLPLSSPPAPNKKHEGEQRISVCVRKRPLTRAQSRRGEADVVTTSDGECVIVHESKEAVDLTQYILQHRFYFDQVFGEESSNEEVYQRTAYPLVQHMLNGGKATCFAYGQTGAGKTHTMLGSSAGGPGLYALAVRDIFAHLSTSRMLSPLLVYVSFFEIYCGQLYDLLDHRKRLFAREDGQKVVHIAGLRDVRVDSVSSLLQVISQGTEERTQGMSGVNPLSSRSHALLQIQLRCPNQQIRGRMWFVDLAGSERASDTKDPDKQSRMEGAEINQSLLVLKECIRSLDQEQSHTPFRQSKLTQVLKDSFVGDSMTCMIANISPGHLATEHTLNTLRYADRVKELRGQRGLRGGRRGKTMPSPKHNLSNSSSGSSVGPRGKSPPKKQKLGRQPEAFAPTSPNTRSSTGDTNLCSTPKNSRWRAETSAMGREGIGLEHVTPIRGWLGLGDTRHKHEASESNAVCLGINRHSGGDHNVRAGTVLVPPSDKHRLLTEVRNPLTQRESGKREEEIQQSSVEGAREEEGGWLQQRRQVERCRDPRSEVEKLRGRDLHMFDEKDKERQRHLRMYHQQLQQFTSSSPSSSVNLLSPSTFSSSLHSSVSPLSSSPLPQDSHLSASALTYQDVEDVYRAGVQIRADANRGRRPFPSGEIRCNNNHARGESGGVGAHCTVSWGGTEGRPEQGESDKRRSVEQTCEARLKREDKRPAGIEERDRRWAWLATVETEQEDRVTGAMPTDAGAQVSYSCRSDDRRQRGEEGLHPTNDPAEQSTDRERGSPHQRAPAERPLSPACEHIHTLPTPNKRSDRSLESKHTRCISNIPPLPLQNASFSNSPLTTQQLSTSVTQSRYKAAEPDKKLSESPVYTQNHSHIKAKIAFLSQHETDTDSLSYTMDPLSLSMLQVDQQAATSSFLQGEQIYPSLCLLGNERGKNTQRKVEKEQQTCDKLAEAEAKAEDVDIHLSFLKLPQAKTYCPTTSDTVINHTDRRKDTRRIGRTKPALPEVTLVRLQDRENNQKLQTMPVLSTKAPSSPLKPSSCSPMQAPHVHVLPSSHNVNPNVATQMPTEHAHNMHSKPDSSTSKPQSDGVLDQCHIVNSNHSIDNATQPGQESTSNQLSRPTIHPSSLKDLNHALCRVVQAHWEQLEEMEALCHREGTLLFQQPDMAFGEYVHKLEEIMEKKALCVHSMRAQLQPYLMLSQSNQTQSMRR; this comes from the exons GTTTACCTCCATGGGGGTTTGCCTTGCAGCCCACCTTTCAGCACTGACCATGGAGGACTATCCCCTCCTAGGAATTCGCACTATGGAGGAGAGGACTCGACTCTTCCACCTTGTCCAAATGATCAAAACTCTGGACCTGGAGAGCCTTGAATATGAAGATGGTTATGATGATTATGGTGCTGATGGTGGGGATGAAGGCTCTGCTGTAGTGGATAGTAGTTTTACTTATGATGGATATGGAGGTCCCGTTCGCAGACGGCTTAATTTTGGTTCTGAAACAACTGATCAACATCGGAAGAAACTTTCTTATCCCAAAGGTTCTGTTCATGTCTGTACAAGTCATATGGGAAATGACGTACCAGTCCAGTGCAGAGGGTCAGCCACAACTCTGCAGCTTGAACTCAACAGTGGGAGAGCTGTGAAATGTGGCTGCAAAGAGAACGACAACCACAGGACAGATGCACATTGTCATCCATCAAATCAACACACAAGAAGAGACAGCACAGGAGGAATTGCAGTGCAGAACTCTCCCACCAGATCATCACCAAAGTGTGGCTCcttccaaaaacaaaaacacaggccTGAACCAGTGAAGATGTTTAACAGCCAACCAGTTGGgcacaaagagaggaaaagaatctTGAAGAAGGAAAAACTTCCCACAGAAATACAGAGTAATGGAGCTTCAGGATCCATGGCTAAGAAAACACCCATTTATGAATCAAAGAGAACCACTGGTTACAACTACGGACTACCTCTGAGTTCCCCTCCTGCTCCAAACAAAAA acATGAAGGGGAGCAGCGGattagcgtgtgtgtgaggaagagacCTCTGACACGTgcacagagcaggagaggagaagcagaCGTCGTGACAACCTCAGATGGAGAGTGTGTTATTGTTCATGAAAGCAAAGAAGCGGTGGATCTCACACAATACATACTACAG CACAGGTTCTACTTCGACCAGGTTTTTGGAGAGGAGAGCTCCAACGAGGAGGTGTATCAAAGAACAGCATATCCTCTGGTGCAGCACATGCTCAATGG AGGCAAGGCCACTTGTTTTGCATATGGCCAGACAGGTGCAGGGAAGACTCACACCATGTTAGGCTCATCCGCCGGGGGACCAGGGTTATACGCACTTGCAGTCAGGGACATTTTTGCACACCTGTCCACCTCGCGCATGCTCTCTCCCCTGCTGGTGTATGTCAGTTTCTTTGAGATTTACTGTGGTCAGCTGTATGACCTGTTGGACCACAGGaaaag GTTATTTGCCAGGGAGGATGGACAGAAGGTGGTTCACATTGCAGGGTTGCGTGACGTCAGGGTGGACTCAGTCAGCTCCCTGCTGCag GTGATTTCACAGGGTACGGAGGAGCGCACACAGGGGATGAGTGGAGTAAATCCACTTTCTTCTCGATCTCACGCTTTGCTTCAAATTCAGCTCAGATGTCCAAACCAGCAGATAAGAGGCAG GATGTGGTTTGTGGACCTGGCTGGAAGTGAGAGGGCATCTGATACCAAAGACCCAGACAAACAGAGTCGTATGGAGGGAGCTGAGATCAACCAGAGTCTGTTAGTT cttAAAGAATGTATCCGCTCCCTTGATCAAGAGCAATCACATACACCTTTCAGACAAAGCAAACTTACTcag GTTTTGAAAGACTCATTTGTTGGTGATTCAATGACGTGCATGATTGCCAACATTTCACCTGGTCACTTAGCGACCGAACACACACTTAATACACTGAGATACGCTGATCG AGTGAAGGAGTTGAGGGGACAAAGAGGActaagaggaggaagaaggggcAAGACGATGCCCTCCCCTAAACATAACCTGtccaacagcagcagtggtAGCAGTGTTGGCCCTCGAGGGAAAAGTCCCCCTAAAAAGCAGAAGTTAGGGAGACAACCAGAGGCTTTTGCTCCCACTTCACCAAACACCAGGTCGTCCACAGGGGACACAAATCTCTGCTCCACACCCAAGAACAGCAGATGGAGGGCGGAAACAAGTGCTATGGGCAGAGAAGGGATTGGACTTGAACATGTGACACCAATTAGAGGCTGGCTGGGACTGGGTGATACGAGGCATAAGCATGAAGCAAGTGAAAGCAATGCAGTGTGTTTAGGAATTAACAGACACTCTGGAGGGGACCATAACGTCAGGGCAGGGACGGTGTTGGTACCGCCCTCAGATAAGCACCGTCTTTTGACGGAGGTGCGAAACCCTTTAACTCAAAGGGAATctggaaaaagagaagaagagatccAGCAGAGCTCTGTGGAAGgtgcgagagaagaggaaggaggatggTTACAACAGCGGAGACAGGTGGAGCGCTGTAGAGACCCACGTAGTGAAGTAGAAAAGCTAAGGGGAAGAGATTTACACATGTTTGATGAAAAGGATaaggagaggcagagacatCTGAGAATGTATCACCAGCAGCTGCAACAGTTTACGTCCTCATCTCCTTCATCGTCTGTCAATCTCCTCTCACCATCGacattctcttcctctcttcattcatctgtctctccattatcctcttctcctcttccacaGGATTCCCATCTGTCAGCTTCTGCCCTCACATATCAAGATGTGGAAGATGTGTACAGAGCTGGAGTCCAGATTAGAGCTGATGCTAACAGAGGACGTAGGCCTTTTCCCAGTGGTGAGATTCGCTGCAATAACAATCATGCCCGCGGTGAATCTGGTGGTGTTGGCGCTCACTGTACGGTATCATGGGGAGGAACAGAGGGAAGACCTGAACAAGGTGAAAGTGATAAGAGAAGGTCAGTGGAGCAAACATGTGAAGCAAGGTTAAAGAGAGAAGATAAGAGGCCAGCTGGGATAGAGGAGCGAGACAGGAGGTGGGCCTGGTTGGCAACAGTGGAGACAGAGCAAGAAGATAGGGTCACAGGTGCGATGCCGACTGATGCAGGGGCGCAAGTGTCTTATAGCTGTCGTTCTGATGACAGAAGACAAAGGGGTGAGGAAGGACTGCATCCCACAAATGACCCTGCTGAGCAGAGCACTGATCGGGAACGTGGCAGCCCTCATCAGCGAGCTCCAGCAGAACGACCCCTCTCCCCAGCCTGtgaacacatccacacactccCGACCCCAAACAAACGAAGTGATCGCTCTCTTGAATCAAAACATACCAGATGCATCTCCAACATTCCACCTCTACCATTGCAAAATGCCTCTTTTTCAAATTCTCCATTAACCACACAACAGCTCTCTACCTCCGTCACTCAGAGTAGATATAAAGCAGCTGAACCCGATAAAAAACTGTCTGAAAGTCCAGTTTACACTCAAAACCATTCACACATCAAAGCCAAAATAGCGTTTTTATCTCAGCATGAGACTGACACAGATTCTCTCAGCTACACAATGGACCCCCTCAGCCTCTCGATGCTTCAGGTGGACCAACAGGCTGCGACATCCTCGTTCCTACAAGGAGAACAGATCTACCCCTCACTCTGTCTGCTTGGGAATGAAAGGGGGAAAAATACCCAAAGGAAAGTGGAAAAAGAGCAGCAGACCTGTGACAAGCTTGCAGAGGCTGAGGCTAAGGCTGAGGATGTAGAtattcatctttcttttttaaagctgcCACAAGCAAAGACCTACTGCCCCACCACCTCTGACACCGTGATCAATCACACGGATCGAAGAAAAGACACCCGTAGAATAG GTAGGACAAAACCTGCACTGCCTGAAGTTACTCTAGTCCGACTCCAGGACCGAGAGAACAATCAGAAACTCCAAACCATGCCAGTCCTTAGCACCAAAGCCCCTTCATCCCCACTCAAACCCTCTTCATGTTCTCCTATGCAAGCTCCTCATGTGCATGTGCTCCCCAGCTCGCACAATGTAAACCCAAATGTTGCCACACAAATGCCAACAGAACATGCACACAACATGCACAGCAAACCTGACTCCTCCACCTCAAAACCACAGTCAGACGGTGTCTTGGACCAGTGTCACATAGTAAATTCAAATCACTCCATCGACAACGCAACCCAACCAGGTCAAGAAAGTACGAGCAATCAGCTAAGCAGGCCCACAATCCATCCGTCTTCCCTGAAAGACTTGAATCATGCACT GTGCCGTGTTGTCCAGGCCCACTGGGAGCAGCTTGAAGAGATGGAGGCTTTATGTCACAGAGAGGGGACACTTCTGTTCCAACAACCTGATATG GCATTCGGGGAATATGTCCACAAGCTGGAAGAGATAATGGAGAAAAaggctctgtgtgtgcataGCATGAGAGCCCAGCTGCAGCCGTATCTGATGCTCAGTCAGTCAAACCAAACACAATCAATGAGAAGATaa